One window of Burkholderia thailandensis E264 genomic DNA carries:
- a CDS encoding cytochrome c biogenesis protein ResB: MSVTTSGLQSRAGQSAVRRAVELLSSMRFAIALLVVLSIASIIGTVLTQDDPYPNYVNQFGPFWADIFRSLSLYTVYSAWWFMLILIFLVVSISLCVIRNAPKMLADARSWKDKVREGSLRAFHHKAEFAVAGDRARATQTVAAFVAKAGYRHVVRETDGATLVAAKRGAMTKFGYIAAHLAIVVICVGGLIDSNLPIKFQMWMFGKSPVNTSATISEIGPEHRLSASNPTFRGYAWVPEGQYVSTAILNQPTGSLIQDLPFSIQLEKFIVDYYSTGMPKLFASDIVVIDRKTGKRIPARVEVNKPFTYKGVSIYQSSFQDGGSLMEMTAYPMTGSSAATFPFKGTIGNSVPLPAAGADGETVEFSDFRAINVENITDASGKTDARGVAAHRSIKEIFDERLGSGAKTSRPVELHNIGPSVQYKVRGKDGQAREFNNYMLPVDMGGERVFLAGVRASPNDPFRYLRIPADSSDSVGEWMRLRAALEDPAVRNEAARRFAQHSLGAGDAALRGRLEDSAQRVLTLFAGADGSIGRGPDGNPIGGFQAVATFIDRSVPKDEKEKAAALLLRMLEGSMWDVWQIARERANEPPVQQAQDTVRFVQNAINALSDSFLYGAPVYLKLDSFKQVQASVFQLTRAPGKNLVYLGSLLLVAGIFSMFYVRERRLWFWLKDTGAGVSVLMAMSTARKTFDFEKEFVRTRDAAGAALGAPPASRAPDGAGTKDSTR, encoded by the coding sequence ATGAGCGTTACCACGTCGGGGTTGCAGTCGAGAGCGGGGCAGTCCGCGGTCAGGCGCGCGGTCGAGTTGTTGAGCTCGATGCGTTTTGCGATCGCGCTGCTCGTCGTGCTGTCGATCGCGAGCATCATCGGCACGGTCCTCACGCAGGACGACCCGTACCCTAACTACGTCAATCAGTTCGGGCCATTCTGGGCCGACATCTTCCGCTCGCTGAGCCTCTATACGGTCTACAGCGCGTGGTGGTTCATGCTGATCCTGATCTTCCTCGTCGTGTCGATCTCGCTGTGCGTGATCCGCAACGCGCCGAAAATGCTCGCCGATGCGAGAAGCTGGAAGGACAAGGTCCGCGAAGGCAGCCTGCGCGCATTCCATCACAAGGCCGAGTTCGCGGTCGCGGGCGATCGCGCGCGCGCGACGCAGACCGTCGCCGCGTTCGTCGCGAAGGCGGGCTACCGGCACGTCGTGCGCGAGACGGACGGTGCGACGCTTGTCGCCGCGAAGCGCGGCGCGATGACGAAATTCGGCTACATCGCCGCGCACCTCGCGATCGTCGTGATTTGCGTGGGCGGCCTGATCGACAGCAACCTGCCGATCAAATTCCAGATGTGGATGTTCGGCAAGAGCCCCGTCAACACGAGCGCGACGATCAGCGAGATCGGGCCCGAGCACCGGCTGTCCGCGTCGAACCCGACGTTCCGCGGCTATGCGTGGGTGCCGGAGGGCCAGTACGTGTCGACCGCGATCCTCAATCAGCCGACGGGCTCGCTGATCCAGGATCTGCCGTTTTCGATCCAGCTCGAGAAATTCATCGTCGACTATTACTCGACCGGCATGCCGAAGCTCTTCGCGAGCGACATCGTCGTGATCGACCGTAAGACCGGCAAGCGAATCCCCGCGCGCGTCGAGGTCAACAAGCCGTTCACGTACAAGGGCGTGTCGATCTATCAATCGAGCTTCCAGGACGGCGGCTCGCTGATGGAAATGACCGCGTATCCGATGACGGGCTCGAGCGCCGCGACGTTCCCGTTCAAGGGCACGATCGGCAATTCGGTGCCGCTCCCGGCGGCGGGCGCCGACGGCGAGACCGTCGAGTTCTCCGATTTCCGCGCGATCAACGTCGAGAACATCACCGATGCCAGCGGCAAGACCGACGCGCGCGGTGTCGCGGCACACCGCTCGATCAAGGAGATCTTCGACGAGCGGCTCGGCTCCGGCGCAAAGACGTCGCGGCCCGTCGAACTGCACAACATCGGGCCGTCGGTCCAGTACAAGGTGCGCGGCAAGGATGGCCAGGCGCGCGAATTCAACAACTACATGCTGCCCGTCGACATGGGCGGCGAGCGCGTGTTCCTCGCCGGCGTGCGCGCAAGCCCGAACGACCCGTTCCGCTATTTGCGGATTCCTGCCGACAGCAGCGACAGCGTCGGCGAATGGATGCGGCTGCGCGCGGCGCTCGAAGATCCGGCCGTGCGCAACGAGGCGGCGCGCCGCTTCGCGCAACATTCGCTCGGCGCGGGCGACGCCGCGCTGCGCGGCCGGCTCGAAGACAGCGCGCAGCGTGTCCTGACCCTGTTCGCCGGCGCGGACGGCAGCATCGGCCGCGGCCCGGACGGCAATCCGATCGGCGGCTTCCAGGCGGTCGCGACGTTCATCGACCGCTCGGTGCCGAAGGACGAGAAGGAGAAGGCCGCCGCGCTGCTGCTGCGGATGCTCGAAGGCTCGATGTGGGATGTCTGGCAGATCGCGCGCGAGCGAGCGAACGAGCCGCCCGTGCAGCAGGCGCAGGATACGGTGCGCTTCGTGCAGAACGCGATCAACGCGCTGTCGGACAGTTTCCTGTATGGCGCGCCCGTCTATCTGAAGCTCGATTCGTTCAAGCAGGTGCAGGCATCGGTGTTCCAGCTGACGCGCGCGCCCGGCAAGAATCTGGTGTATCTTGGCAGCCTGCTGCTCGTCGCCGGCATCTTCTCGATGTTCTACGTGCGCGAGCGACGCCTCTGGTTCTGGCTCAAGGATACGGGCGCGGGCGTCAGCGTGCTGATGGCGATGTCCACCGCGCGCAAGACGTTCGACTTCGAAAAGGAATTCGTGCGCACGCGCGACGCGGCCGGGGCCGCGCTGGGCGCGCCGCCAGCCTCCCGCGCGCCCGACGGCGCCGGCACCAAGGACTCGACTCGGTAA
- a CDS encoding c-type cytochrome, with protein MNRLSKSLVVLQFAVAGLAGFMTEARAADAAKPDLDRGKAIATQVCAACHGVDGNSATGSFPKLAGQHPDYLVKQLHDFKTQPGAKGPVRVNSVMVGFASALSDQDARNVAAYYGSQSAKPGAARNAATVPLGQKIYRGGIAEKGVPACASCHGPTGQGIPVQYPRLSGQWADYTVAQLTAFQQGTRGNDVMRQIALRLTDGEVKAVADYIAGLH; from the coding sequence ATGAATCGACTGAGCAAGTCTTTGGTGGTGCTTCAGTTCGCGGTAGCAGGGCTCGCAGGTTTCATGACGGAGGCAAGGGCGGCAGATGCGGCGAAGCCGGATCTCGACCGAGGCAAGGCAATCGCGACGCAGGTATGCGCGGCATGCCACGGCGTCGACGGCAACAGCGCGACGGGCTCGTTCCCGAAGCTCGCCGGCCAGCATCCCGATTATCTCGTCAAGCAGTTGCACGATTTCAAGACGCAGCCGGGCGCGAAAGGACCGGTGCGCGTCAATTCAGTGATGGTCGGATTCGCGAGCGCGCTGAGCGATCAGGACGCGCGCAACGTCGCCGCCTATTACGGGTCGCAGTCGGCGAAGCCGGGCGCCGCGCGCAACGCGGCCACCGTGCCGCTTGGGCAGAAGATCTATCGCGGCGGCATTGCCGAGAAGGGCGTGCCCGCCTGCGCGAGCTGCCACGGGCCGACGGGGCAGGGAATTCCGGTACAGTATCCGCGGCTGTCTGGGCAGTGGGCCGATTACACCGTCGCGCAGTTGACCGCGTTCCAGCAGGGCACGCGCGGCAACGACGTGATGCGTCAGATCGCGCTGCGGCTGACGGACGGCGAGGTGAAGGCCGTCGCCGATTACATCGCCGGCCTGCACTGA
- the yihA gene encoding ribosome biogenesis GTP-binding protein YihA/YsxC → MAFLLHQARFFTTVNHLRDLPPTVQPEIAFAGRSNAGKSTAINVLCNQKRLAFASKTPGRTQHINYFSVGPAAEPVAHLVDLPGYGYAEVPGAAKAHWEQLLSSYLQTRPQLCGMILMMDARRPLTELDRRMIEWFAPTGKPIHSLLTKCDKLTRQESINALRATQKSLDAYRDAGYAGKLTVQLFSALKRTGLDDAHALIESWLRPAAADEDHAAVAE, encoded by the coding sequence ATGGCCTTCTTGCTCCATCAAGCCCGCTTCTTCACGACCGTCAATCATCTGCGCGATCTGCCGCCGACCGTGCAGCCCGAAATCGCGTTCGCAGGCCGCTCGAACGCCGGCAAATCGACGGCGATCAACGTGCTTTGCAATCAGAAGCGGCTCGCTTTCGCGTCGAAGACGCCGGGGCGCACGCAGCACATCAACTATTTCTCGGTCGGCCCGGCGGCGGAGCCCGTCGCGCACCTCGTCGACCTGCCGGGCTACGGCTACGCGGAAGTGCCGGGCGCCGCGAAGGCGCACTGGGAGCAGTTGCTGTCGTCGTACTTGCAGACCCGTCCTCAGCTCTGCGGAATGATCCTGATGATGGACGCGCGCCGCCCGCTCACCGAGCTCGATCGGCGGATGATCGAATGGTTCGCGCCGACCGGCAAGCCGATCCATTCGCTGCTGACGAAGTGCGACAAATTGACACGTCAGGAGAGCATCAACGCGTTGCGCGCGACGCAAAAGAGCCTCGACGCGTACCGGGACGCCGGCTACGCCGGCAAGCTGACCGTGCAGCTTTTCTCGGCGCTCAAGCGCACGGGGCTCGACGACGCGCACGCGCTGATCGAGAGCTGGCTGCGGCCCGCGGCCGCCGACGAAGATCACGCGGCTGTAGCAGAATGA
- the hemB gene encoding porphobilinogen synthase, with amino-acid sequence MSIHPLHRPRRMRRDDFSRRLMRENILTTNDLIYPVFVVEGTNVRQPVPSMPGVERVSVDLLMGVAEQCVELGVPVLSLFPAIEPSLKTPDGREATNPEGLIPRAVRELKQRFPELGVLTDVALDPYTSHGQDGVLDEAGYVLNDETVEILVEQARAQAEAGVDIVAPSDMMDGRIGAVREMLESEGHIYTRIMAYSAKYASAFYGPFRDAVGSASNLGKGNKMTYQMDPANSDEALREVRLDIDEGADMVMVKPGMPYLDIVRRVKDAFRFPTYVYQVSGEYAMLKAAAQNGWLDHDKVVLESLLAFKRAGADGILTYFALDAARLLRAQK; translated from the coding sequence ATGAGCATCCATCCCCTGCACCGCCCGCGCCGCATGCGTCGCGACGATTTCTCGCGCCGCCTGATGCGCGAAAACATTCTCACCACGAACGACCTGATCTATCCCGTGTTCGTCGTCGAAGGCACGAACGTGCGCCAGCCGGTGCCGTCGATGCCGGGCGTCGAGCGAGTGTCCGTCGATCTGCTGATGGGCGTCGCCGAGCAGTGCGTCGAACTCGGCGTGCCGGTCCTGTCGCTCTTTCCCGCGATCGAGCCGTCGCTTAAGACGCCAGATGGCCGCGAGGCGACCAATCCCGAGGGCCTGATCCCGCGCGCGGTGCGCGAATTGAAGCAACGCTTCCCCGAGCTCGGGGTGCTGACCGACGTCGCGCTCGATCCGTACACGAGCCACGGCCAGGACGGCGTGCTCGACGAAGCCGGCTACGTGCTCAACGACGAGACAGTCGAGATCCTCGTCGAGCAGGCGCGCGCGCAGGCGGAAGCGGGCGTCGACATCGTCGCTCCGTCCGACATGATGGACGGGCGCATCGGCGCGGTGCGCGAGATGCTGGAGAGCGAAGGCCACATCTATACGCGGATCATGGCGTACTCGGCGAAGTACGCGTCAGCGTTCTACGGCCCGTTCCGCGACGCGGTCGGCTCCGCGTCGAATCTCGGCAAGGGCAACAAGATGACCTACCAGATGGATCCAGCGAACAGCGACGAGGCGCTGCGCGAAGTGCGCCTCGACATCGACGAAGGCGCGGACATGGTGATGGTGAAGCCCGGCATGCCGTATCTCGACATCGTGCGCCGCGTGAAGGACGCATTCCGTTTTCCGACCTACGTCTACCAGGTGAGCGGCGAATACGCGATGCTGAAGGCCGCTGCGCAGAACGGCTGGCTCGATCACGACAAGGTCGTGCTCGAATCGCTGCTCGCGTTCAAGCGGGCGGGCGCGGACGGCATTCTCACGTACTTCGCGCTCGACGCGGCGCGGCTGCTGCGCGCGCAGAAGTAA
- the dsbD gene encoding protein-disulfide reductase DsbD, which translates to MFNRNPLHAQSRFRFLLAVVAMLGVLFGTSFAARAADDFLDPAVAFKFSASEAPGQVDIHFKIADGYYMYRERFAFAVKSGSATLGEPQLPAGHVKFDPTFQKNVETYRGDLTIRLPIKQASGPFELAVTSQGCADEGICYPPAEHVARIGGAALGAAGATPVAAAAGADSSATDGGHWYERVTSADYARSLLEGHGFLTIIALYFVAGMVLSLLPCSYPMIPILSAIIVGEGAHATRARAFALSLTYVIGMALVYTVLGVAAALVGQSLGAWLQNPWVLGAFALLLTVFALLLIGGIDITLPQRWQNGAARTTGPRRGGRFVAVATMGALSALVVGACMTAPLFAVLAFIAHTGNAFLGGAALFSMGIGLGVPLLVIGIGAGTLLPRAGAWMDGVKVFFGVVLLAAALWIVWPVLNAASQLGLGALWLLIAAAALGLFTPHSGSSSIWRRLGRGLGAALAIWAATLLIGLAAGSTDPLRPLAVLAARAAPSNGVANAGAAAHEGPVFAPVRSIAELDEIVKSSTQPVMLDFYADWCVSCKEMEQLTFTDARVGARLSQMRLVRADVTANTPDDQALLKHFGLFGPPGIIVFDSNGQERGRVVGYQSADRFLRGLERMSLPAASTAS; encoded by the coding sequence ATGTTTAACCGTAATCCGCTTCACGCGCAGTCCCGCTTCCGTTTCCTGCTCGCCGTCGTCGCGATGCTCGGCGTGCTGTTCGGCACGTCGTTCGCGGCGCGCGCGGCGGACGACTTTCTCGACCCCGCAGTTGCGTTCAAATTCAGCGCGAGCGAGGCGCCGGGCCAGGTCGACATTCATTTCAAGATCGCCGACGGCTATTACATGTATCGCGAGCGCTTCGCGTTCGCGGTGAAAAGCGGCTCGGCCACGCTCGGCGAGCCGCAACTGCCGGCCGGGCACGTGAAGTTCGATCCGACGTTCCAGAAGAACGTCGAAACCTACCGCGGCGATCTGACGATCCGCCTGCCGATCAAGCAGGCGTCGGGGCCGTTCGAGCTCGCGGTGACGTCGCAGGGCTGTGCGGACGAAGGAATCTGCTATCCGCCCGCCGAGCACGTCGCGCGAATCGGAGGCGCGGCGCTCGGCGCAGCCGGCGCGACGCCCGTCGCGGCCGCTGCCGGCGCGGATTCCTCCGCGACGGACGGCGGTCACTGGTACGAACGCGTGACGAGCGCCGACTACGCGCGCTCGCTGCTTGAAGGCCATGGATTCCTGACGATCATCGCGCTCTATTTCGTGGCCGGCATGGTGCTGAGCCTGCTGCCGTGTTCGTATCCGATGATCCCGATCCTGTCGGCGATCATCGTCGGCGAAGGCGCGCATGCGACGCGCGCGCGTGCGTTCGCGCTGTCGCTCACCTATGTGATCGGCATGGCGCTCGTCTATACGGTGCTCGGCGTCGCGGCCGCGCTCGTCGGGCAGAGTCTCGGCGCTTGGCTGCAGAACCCGTGGGTGCTCGGCGCGTTCGCGCTGCTGCTCACCGTGTTCGCGCTGCTGCTGATCGGCGGCATCGACATCACGTTGCCGCAGCGCTGGCAGAACGGCGCCGCGCGGACGACCGGGCCGCGCAGGGGCGGACGCTTCGTGGCCGTCGCAACGATGGGCGCGTTGTCCGCGCTCGTCGTCGGCGCGTGCATGACCGCGCCGCTCTTCGCCGTGCTCGCATTCATCGCGCATACGGGCAACGCATTCCTCGGCGGTGCCGCGCTCTTTTCGATGGGGATCGGCCTCGGCGTGCCGCTCCTCGTTATCGGCATCGGCGCGGGAACGCTGCTGCCCCGCGCCGGCGCGTGGATGGACGGCGTGAAGGTATTTTTTGGCGTCGTGTTACTCGCCGCTGCGCTGTGGATCGTCTGGCCGGTGCTGAACGCCGCGTCGCAGCTCGGTCTGGGGGCGTTGTGGTTGTTGATCGCCGCCGCCGCGCTTGGGCTCTTCACGCCGCATTCGGGCTCGTCTTCGATCTGGCGACGGCTCGGGCGCGGGCTCGGCGCCGCGCTCGCGATCTGGGCGGCGACGCTCCTCATCGGTCTCGCGGCGGGGTCGACCGATCCGTTGCGTCCCCTCGCGGTGCTCGCGGCGCGCGCGGCGCCGAGCAACGGCGTCGCCAATGCCGGCGCTGCCGCGCACGAGGGGCCGGTGTTCGCGCCGGTGCGCTCGATCGCGGAGCTCGACGAGATCGTGAAGTCGTCGACTCAGCCGGTGATGCTCGATTTCTATGCGGACTGGTGCGTGAGTTGCAAGGAGATGGAGCAGCTGACGTTCACCGACGCGCGCGTCGGCGCGCGGCTTTCGCAGATGCGTCTCGTGCGCGCGGACGTGACCGCGAACACGCCCGACGATCAGGCGCTCCTGAAGCATTTCGGGCTATTCGGGCCGCCCGGCATCATCGTGTTCGATTCGAACGGGCAAGAACGCGGGCGCGTCGTCGGTTATCAGTCGGCCGACCGTTTCCTGCGCGGTCTCGAACGGATGTCGTTGCCGGCCGCGTCGACGGCATCGTGA
- the cutA gene encoding divalent-cation tolerance protein CutA: protein MVIVMMLTTVPDAAVACALADGALSARLAACVSELGAIRSSYHWQGKVETADEIQLLFKTSAVRSLELERYIQSHHPYDVPEIVSWQAAASAAYGQWVATETQRLFHV from the coding sequence ATGGTGATCGTGATGATGTTGACGACCGTGCCTGATGCCGCTGTCGCCTGCGCGCTCGCCGACGGCGCGTTGTCGGCCCGGCTCGCCGCGTGCGTGTCCGAACTCGGCGCGATCCGTTCGAGCTACCATTGGCAAGGCAAGGTCGAGACGGCCGACGAGATCCAGTTGCTGTTCAAGACGAGCGCGGTACGCTCGCTGGAACTCGAGCGGTACATTCAGTCGCACCACCCGTACGACGTGCCGGAGATCGTCTCTTGGCAGGCGGCGGCGTCCGCGGCATACGGCCAGTGGGTCGCCACCGAAACTCAGCGTCTATTTCATGTTTAA
- the rplQ gene encoding 50S ribosomal protein L17 encodes MRHRHGLRKLNRTSSHRLAMLRNMSNSLIEHEVIKTTLPKAKELRKVVEPLITLGKKPSLANRRLAFNRLRDRDSVAKLFDVLGPRFANRPGGYLRILKFGFRVGDNAPMALVELLDRPEVEETENVQEAE; translated from the coding sequence ATGCGTCACCGTCATGGTCTGCGGAAACTGAACCGCACGAGCAGCCACCGTCTGGCTATGCTCCGCAACATGTCCAACTCGCTGATCGAGCACGAAGTCATCAAGACGACGCTGCCGAAGGCGAAGGAACTCCGCAAGGTCGTCGAGCCCCTCATCACGCTCGGCAAGAAGCCGTCGCTCGCGAACCGCCGTCTGGCGTTCAACCGCCTGCGCGATCGCGATTCCGTCGCGAAGCTGTTCGATGTGCTCGGCCCGCGCTTCGCGAACCGCCCGGGTGGCTATCTGCGCATCCTGAAGTTCGGTTTCCGCGTCGGCGACAATGCGCCGATGGCGCTCGTCGAGCTGCTCGACCGTCCGGAAGTCGAAGAGACCGAAAACGTCCAGGAAGCCGAATAA
- a CDS encoding DNA-directed RNA polymerase subunit alpha, producing MQTSLLKPKIIAVESLGENHAKVVMEPFERGYGHTLGNALRRVLLSSMVGYAPTEVTIAGVVHEYSTLDGVQEDVVNLLLNLKGVVFKLHNRDEVTVTLRKEGEGVVTAGDIELAHDCEVINPNHVIAHLSKGGKLDVQIKVEKGRGYVPGNVRRYGDETAKIIGRIVLDASFSPVRRVSYAVESARVEQRTDLDKLVMNIETSGVITPEEAIRQSARILVDQLSVFAALEGTETAAEAPSRAPQIDPILLRPVDDLELTVRSANCLKAENIYYIGDLIQRTENELLKTPNLGRKSLNEIKEVLASRGLTLGMKLENWPPAGLDK from the coding sequence ATGCAAACCAGTTTGTTGAAACCCAAGATCATCGCCGTGGAATCTCTGGGCGAGAACCACGCGAAGGTGGTCATGGAGCCGTTCGAGCGCGGTTACGGCCACACCTTGGGCAATGCGCTTCGCCGTGTGCTGCTGTCTTCGATGGTCGGCTACGCGCCGACCGAAGTGACGATCGCCGGCGTCGTGCACGAGTATTCGACGCTTGATGGTGTGCAAGAGGACGTCGTCAACCTGCTGCTGAACCTGAAGGGCGTGGTGTTCAAGCTGCATAACCGCGACGAAGTCACGGTGACGCTGCGCAAGGAAGGCGAAGGCGTCGTGACGGCCGGCGATATCGAACTGGCCCACGACTGCGAAGTCATCAACCCGAATCACGTGATCGCGCACCTGTCGAAGGGCGGCAAGCTCGACGTGCAGATCAAGGTCGAGAAGGGCCGCGGCTATGTGCCGGGCAACGTGCGCCGCTACGGCGACGAAACGGCGAAGATCATCGGCCGCATCGTCCTCGACGCATCGTTCTCGCCGGTTCGCCGCGTGAGCTACGCGGTCGAGAGCGCGCGTGTCGAGCAGCGTACCGATCTCGACAAGCTCGTGATGAACATCGAAACGAGCGGCGTCATCACGCCGGAAGAAGCGATTCGCCAGTCGGCTCGCATCCTTGTCGACCAACTGTCCGTGTTCGCGGCGCTGGAAGGCACGGAAACGGCCGCGGAAGCGCCGTCGCGCGCGCCGCAGATCGATCCGATCCTGCTGCGTCCGGTCGACGACCTCGAGCTGACCGTCCGTTCGGCGAACTGCTTGAAGGCGGAGAACATCTACTACATCGGCGATCTGATCCAGCGCACCGAAAACGAGCTGCTGAAGACGCCGAATCTCGGCCGCAAGTCGCTCAACGAGATCAAGGAAGTGCTCGCTTCGCGCGGTCTCACGCTGGGCATGAAGCTTGAGAACTGGCCGCCGGCTGGTCTCGACAAGTAA
- the rpsD gene encoding 30S ribosomal protein S4 yields the protein MARYIGPKAKLSRREGTDLFLKSARRSLADKCKLDSKPGQHGRTSGARTSDYGTQLREKQKVKRIYGVLERQFRRYFAEADRRKGNTGENLLQLLESRLDNVVYRMGFGSTRAEARQLVSHKAITVNGIVANIPSQQVKAGDVISIREKAKKQARIVEALSLAEQGGMPSWVAVDAKKFEGTFKQVPERADIAGDINESLIVELYSR from the coding sequence GTGGCACGTTATATCGGCCCTAAAGCCAAGCTGTCCCGCCGTGAAGGCACCGATCTGTTCCTGAAGAGCGCGCGCCGCTCGCTCGCCGACAAGTGCAAGCTCGACAGCAAGCCGGGCCAGCACGGCCGCACCTCGGGTGCGCGCACGTCGGACTACGGCACGCAGCTGCGCGAAAAGCAGAAGGTCAAGCGCATCTACGGCGTGCTCGAGCGTCAGTTCCGCCGCTATTTCGCTGAAGCCGACCGCCGCAAGGGCAACACGGGTGAGAACCTGCTGCAACTGCTCGAGTCGCGTCTCGACAATGTCGTGTATCGCATGGGCTTCGGCTCGACCCGCGCTGAAGCGCGCCAGCTCGTGAGCCACAAGGCGATCACCGTCAACGGCATCGTCGCGAACATTCCGTCGCAGCAAGTGAAGGCGGGCGACGTGATCTCGATTCGCGAAAAGGCGAAGAAGCAAGCGCGTATCGTCGAAGCGCTGTCGCTGGCCGAGCAGGGCGGCATGCCGAGCTGGGTTGCAGTCGATGCGAAGAAGTTCGAGGGCACGTTCAAGCAAGTGCCGGAGCGCGCCGACATCGCGGGCGACATCAACGAAAGCCTGATCGTCGAATTGTATTCGCGTTAA
- the rpsK gene encoding 30S ribosomal protein S11 — translation MAKASNTAAQRVRKKVKKNVAEGVVHVHASFNNTIITITDRQGNALAWATSGGQGFKGSRKSTPFAAQVAAESAGRVAMEYGVKNLEVRIKGPGPGRESAVRALHGLGIKITAISDVTPIPHNGCRPPKRRRI, via the coding sequence ATGGCTAAGGCTTCCAATACCGCGGCGCAACGCGTTCGCAAGAAGGTCAAGAAGAACGTCGCCGAAGGCGTGGTTCACGTTCACGCGTCGTTCAACAACACGATCATCACGATCACCGATCGCCAAGGCAACGCGCTGGCGTGGGCGACGTCGGGCGGCCAGGGCTTCAAGGGCTCGCGCAAGTCGACGCCGTTCGCCGCACAGGTGGCTGCCGAATCGGCCGGCCGCGTCGCGATGGAATATGGCGTGAAGAATCTGGAAGTGCGGATCAAGGGTCCCGGCCCGGGCCGCGAGTCGGCAGTGCGCGCGCTGCACGGCCTCGGCATCAAGATCACGGCGATCTCCGACGTGACGCCGATCCCGCACAACGGCTGCCGTCCGCCGAAGCGCCGCCGCATCTAA
- the rpsM gene encoding 30S ribosomal protein S13, with translation MARIAGVNIPNHQHTEIGLTAIFGIGRTRARSICVASGVAFSKKVKDLTDADLEKLREEVGKFVVEGDLRREVTMNIKRLMDLGCYRGVRHRKGLPMRGQRTRTNARTRKGPRRAAQALKK, from the coding sequence ATGGCTCGTATCGCAGGGGTTAACATCCCGAATCACCAGCATACCGAAATCGGCCTGACGGCGATTTTCGGTATCGGCCGCACGCGCGCGCGCAGCATCTGCGTGGCATCCGGTGTGGCGTTTTCGAAGAAGGTCAAGGACCTGACCGACGCAGACCTCGAAAAGCTGCGTGAAGAAGTGGGCAAGTTTGTCGTCGAAGGCGATCTGCGCCGTGAAGTGACGATGAACATCAAGCGCCTGATGGATCTCGGTTGCTACCGCGGCGTCCGCCATCGCAAGGGCCTGCCCATGCGTGGCCAGCGTACGCGTACGAACGCTCGTACCCGCAAGGGGCCGCGTCGCGCAGCGCAAGCGCTGAAGAAATAA
- the rpmJ gene encoding 50S ribosomal protein L36, whose protein sequence is MKVMASVKRICRNCKIIKRKGVVRVICSSDPRHKQRQG, encoded by the coding sequence ATGAAAGTGATGGCATCGGTTAAGCGCATTTGCCGCAATTGCAAGATCATCAAGCGCAAAGGCGTGGTTCGCGTGATCTGCAGCTCGGATCCGCGTCACAAGCAGCGCCAAGGCTGA
- the infA gene encoding translation initiation factor IF-1 has protein sequence MAKDDVIQMQGEVIENLPNATFRVKLENGHVVLGHISGKMRMHYIRILPGDKVTVELTPYDLSRARIVFRAK, from the coding sequence ATGGCCAAAGACGATGTAATCCAGATGCAGGGTGAGGTGATCGAAAACCTTCCGAATGCGACCTTCCGGGTGAAGCTGGAAAACGGCCATGTCGTATTGGGACATATCTCCGGAAAGATGCGGATGCACTACATCCGCATCCTTCCCGGCGACAAGGTGACGGTTGAATTGACGCCTTACGATCTGTCTCGTGCGCGGATCGTGTTCCGGGCGAAGTGA